Below is a window of Paramagnetospirillum magneticum AMB-1 DNA.
CTCAAGCAGAACGTCCAGAACGTGGGCAAAGCCGTCGAAGGCCTGATCCCGGGCGTCGGCGGCGGCAAGTCATCGGGCTCGGCGCCCACCGACGGCTTGAATCCCATGAAGCTTTTCGGACGCTAATCTTCTCAACACATTCATGTATTCAACGGAGACCAACACCATGAAGTTCCTGCACATTGCCGCCGCCATCGGCATGACCGCCCTGCTGGGCGCCTGCGCCACTCCCTGGGAAGTGGCCGAGGTCAATGAGATCGAGGCGGCTTCGGCCCCCACCGCCGGCTCGGCCTTCACCAAGGCCCTGTTCAGCGAGTACCGGGCCTACGCCATCCAGGAAGCCAAGGTCGAGTACGAGTGGGACGACGCCGCCATCTTCGCCCGCAAGGGCCTGCGCGCCGCCACCGGCGAAGTCGTCGCTCCGGCCGAGCTGACCGAGTGGGCGGTCCCCGAGGCCCGCGTCGCCGAGCTGGCCGCCGCCCGTGCCCGCCTGATCGGCTATTTCGGCAATGGCGCCCGCGATCGCGTTCCCGCCGCCGCCGCCAAGGCCCAGGTGATGTTCGACTGCTGGGTCGAGGAAGAGCACGAGGGTGACACCAATTCCGATTGCCGCGCCGCCTTCCTGAAGGTCGAGCCCGAGCTGCAGGTCAAGGCCGCCGCCGTCGCCCCGAAGATCGTCAAAACCTTCATCGTCTACTTCGACTTCAACAAGTCGACCCTGACCAAGGAAGCCCAGAAGACCCTGAAGGAAGTGGCCACCGCCGCCGGCCAGATCAAGCCCGCCAGCATCTACGTCGCCGGTCACACCGACACCGTCGGCAAGTCGGGCTATAACGACAAGCTGTCCAACGCCCGCGCCGCCGCGGTCTCCAAGCAGCTGGCCAAGGCCGGCATCAAGTCCATCGACGCCAAGTCGTTCGGCTTCACCAAGCTGGCCGTGCCGACCAAGGCCAACACCAAGGAAGCCAAGAACCGCCGCGTCGAGATCTACTTCGAGAAGTAAGATCGACCGGGCGTTCTGACGCCAAAGCCCCCCTTCCCCAACGGGAAGGGGGGTTTTTCTTTGGGTACTCTGGAAAGAAAGGAATGCGAAGGGACTCGTCCCTTCGCGCATCCCCCTTCCCTTGCCAGCCCCAAACGCCCTGCTACACTTGGTGGCAATGGGCGGAGGGGCACATGGCCGATTTCTTCATCAGCTACACGTATACGGATCTCGAATGGGCCCGGTGGGTCGACTTCGTGTTGCGCGAAGCCGGCTACGACACCGTCATCCAGGAATACGACTTCCGGGGCAATTTCATCACCGAGATGGATAAGGCGGTGGACGAGTGCGATTACACCCTGGCCCTGCTTTCCCCGAAATACCGCGCCTCCGTCAATTGCCAGCGGGAATGGTCGGCGGCGCTGGCCGCCGATCCCGACAAGCCGCAGGGAAAGCTGCTGCCCCTGCGGGTGGTCGAGATGGAGGTCACCGGCCTGCTGGGGCCGATCATCTGGCACGATCTCGCCACCGCCCCCAACGATCGTGACGCCGAACGCCGCCTGTTCGAGGCCATCAAGGGGAAGGTCCGTCCCTCGACCCGTCCGGCTTTCCCCGGCAGGGGACGCAACATTCCGGCCTTTCCCGGCGGTCGTCCCGCCATCTCCAACCTGGGCCCGCGCAATCCCCATTTCGTCGGCCGAGTCCAGTTGCTGGAGCGGTTAGACCGCCAGTTGAAGGAGGGCGCGGTGGCGCTGACCGCCCTGGCCGGGCTGGGGGGCATCATCTCCAACCTGGGCCCGCGCAATCCCCATTTCGTCGGCCGAGTCCAGTTGCTGGAGCGGTTAGACCGCCAGTTGAAGGAGGGCGCGGTGGCGCTGACCGCCCTGGCCGGGCTGGGGGGCATCGGCAAAAGCCAGACGGCACAGCACTACGCCCATAGCCGCA
It encodes the following:
- a CDS encoding OmpA family protein, which gives rise to MKFLHIAAAIGMTALLGACATPWEVAEVNEIEAASAPTAGSAFTKALFSEYRAYAIQEAKVEYEWDDAAIFARKGLRAATGEVVAPAELTEWAVPEARVAELAAARARLIGYFGNGARDRVPAAAAKAQVMFDCWVEEEHEGDTNSDCRAAFLKVEPELQVKAAAVAPKIVKTFIVYFDFNKSTLTKEAQKTLKEVATAAGQIKPASIYVAGHTDTVGKSGYNDKLSNARAAAVSKQLAKAGIKSIDAKSFGFTKLAVPTKANTKEAKNRRVEIYFEK